Genomic window (Magnolia sinica isolate HGM2019 chromosome 10, MsV1, whole genome shotgun sequence):
CGAACGGGTTGAATATGGTTGGAAGTCCTGTGCACTTAAATAAGTTCAAAAGTTATCCattgggtggaccataacatgtggtccaactggttggacctgAGACCTcattagaaaataaaattttaaaaataaaaaataaaaaacttaaactACACATGATAAATGTCAGACGAGCATTAACAAAATGAAAGGCAAACTATATCATAAGTTGGCATTCCTTGAATACTCTTCTTCATGCTTTACAAAATTTGAAAGTTGGCATCGTTTTAAAATAACCCATTCTAAAGCCCACAGGGTCAAAATCATCTAGCCATTGCTCTTGCTAAAGTGGGAATAACGGGATAGTCACTGTCCTCGGATCCTCTCTACACAACAATAATCGCAAGAAGCATCAACACAACAAATTCAGGTGTAGGAATGGTAGAAGACCAAAGGATCTGTTTAAATGTTAGTAAGTAAAAACAAGATAGAGTGGAGTGTGAGCCCGAAGCAGAAGTGCATctagttagaaggatcatgcaactaaggTCAAAAGAAGCATCAAAAGACTAGACAGAAACCATCAACAACCCAATGAAGAATTAAAGCTACAGATAGAAACAATTGCAACACAAGATTCTTATGTCACTGCACAATTCTGAACCCCCTCAAACATGCAACTAAGGTCAACACAGGCGGAAGTGCATCTACTTAGAAGGATCATTCAACTAAGGTCAAAACAAGCATCAAAAGCCTAGACAGAAACCATCAACTACCTAATGAAGAATTACAACTACAGATAGAAACAACTGCAACACAAGATTCTTATGCCACTGCACAATTCCGATCCCCCTCAAACATGGGACATACTATAATCCAACCATAATACACATTAGCACTACCCTTTGGTAGGTATTCGAAACCTCTACCCTACATAACCAAGCTTATCAATCAAGAAGAATGCCTAGGAAACAAAAGAGAAAGGTGATTGTAAATAACAATGACATGACTTAATGAAACTCATGTAATTTGAGAAAATTAAAACAGTCTCATCATTAACCTTGCACAGGTTAGCAacatcaccactattatttgcaGATTGGCAACTCCCTTCCATTGCAACATATGAACCTGCTTCATGTGGATTGCAGCTGGTCGAAGGATCACATGCATTCGATGAGCACCTGGGCATGCCGAGAACATACCAAACCAAGAAACATTAACACAGTTGATTGCTTAAAAAAAGgccaaaaccctaatttccaaacAAAAGAGTCAAAGAGAGATCTCGAAATGGGCCATGGTTTATAAGATCGGTAAAAAATAGGCAATTACTGTGCTTTGTTTCATTTTGTTGCTAATGGCGGTAGTTCACAGTTGATACATGTGGTGATAGGTACTTCTCTAGATACAGAAATTAAATGACCAACTTTATAGAAGCGAAGACTTGAATGAGGTAGCATCTCTATATGAAGAGTAGAGAGGATTAACACACCTTATTTGCTAGTTGTACAAGGCACTTCTCTAGAGAAGAATGCAGAGCAACCCTTTGCTCATTTATGGCATCTCCCAATTTTGGTAATTCAATGGAGCACAGGAAGCATTTGCGCAAGTATCTCATCAGGTCATTTATTACACCAACTATAGCTACCAAATCGAAAAAGaacaaagtcttgcacaaacacCAGTTTGTTCAGTACTACTGTTTTGATCAAAACAAAGTTCAGAGATAAGAGATTGCACAATCTTGCATTAAAACAAATCTATAAATACCCCaaactttcagaaaaaaaaagagagtaaaaaatataaatacaggAGTACCAAACTGATTTTAACTATGTCCAAGATGGTAGGACACGACACAACGCATACTCGACCCCATTTTAATCAGGCTTGGTCCATTGGGTACCTTTTGGACGAAAACCAAATCAAACAAGAGGTAAAGAAATCAAAAGTAGAACATCCATATTGGAGACTGCAATACCTGAAAATGAAGCATGGGCACCTAAAATTAAGCAAACATATTAAAATGTTAAAGCCAAAAACACCAAGGTCTTTGCTAAATGACCAAAAAGCACTAAACTGCATGAAGATATTGCCAAATGCAAAGGCAGTCTGAATCCAAGAATATGCTTTAGGATCTAAACATTCTTTCAAAACATTTAATAATATATTTGAGACTCATGAATATGagtttctactttctaatttttgTAAAACGCAGGAGCAGGGAATCacctatttttgaaaaataagaagttGAAAAGAATCAGGAATTGTGCTTTGGTTCCCATGTGTGTGGAATTGTACTGTGTGTGTGAGCATGCACACACTAGTAAATTGCATGTGCATCACACATGGGAATGCCTAaacatttttttctaaataaCTACAAAAGACAGAAAGGCAGTGATTTACTTACAAGAATCCAACAGCAATTTGGTTCTCATAGTTCAaaccatcagacattcctagatctccaagttcattagcaaacaaagcatgaagcaaaaaagtatggcccacctttttccaATCTGCAACCCTCATTTTAAGATAGCCCTTGGATTCTTTTGCATGTCAAACACATAAATACACATAAATACGACTTGACCTGAAAAAGAAAGGACCAACTATTCAATGATGGTGAACTACAAACTCATGAAAtgtaataaaacataaatatatatgtaaaagATAACACATAAATGAATCTCAGCAAAAAACTACCTATTGATTCTTCGAAACCTTCGACTGAGGTCCCTCAGCCTCAGGTCTATCCCTAGGAGTGGATACTGAGTCAGCCTCTACATTTAGTACATTGCCCGAAGTTTGGTCTGTTGCAGCCAATGAGTTCATAGTATCTCTCATTCATGCCATCATCTGCTCTGTTATTCGCTCTGTCATCCGTTGCTCCATCTGCTCCGTTATTCACTCTGTCATCCGTTGCTCCATTTGCTCTAGATTCTTAGCCATCTGTTCTTTCATCTGCTCCTCCACTAGTTGCTCTACCTGCTCATTCATGTGTCGTCGCAACTCATCAGTCTCCCTCCTGAGTTCTGCAATGGTATTTCTTATGCCCCATAACGTGGAAGCTGTGGGACCTAACCCCATCATGTGGACCCGGCCCGGATGCTCTGGTCCCAATATCTGGGATAAGAGATCTGGGATAAGAGATCGTCTCGGGCAGTGCTACTCTGAGAGGACTCAGCAGTCTGAGTTGCTCTAACTCCTCGATCATTTCCTGTAgtgtagaaaaatattaaataagttGTTCAATATCATGACTAAATGAAAAATATTATCTGAGATGTCATTGATTGATAAATTTCTACATACAATAACATGAGCCGACTCCTCGTTCACAACACTCCCATCTTTTTTCTGATGGGTCGTTATGAACAACGTTGCCCGATCAGGAGACTCTCCACCAAGATTCTTTGCCcgctttttccatgtaaaaacaaATGAATTGATAACAATCATATTAAAATAGAATGATGGCATTTCAAGTTTAGAAATCAAAGAAGAATTTACCTCTTCTTCACGCACTTGAGCAAAGCTCCTTAAGCCGGCAGTGTGGGCCATACGATGCTTGCTGCGGTTGATTTTATTCCTTTGAGTGCGGGCCTACAATGTGACATAGTAAAATAACtaaattttaatataaataacAATATACACCAACATGGatataatttttctttatgtttaattTTTACCTGTCCTTCATCACTTGACCAATAGGTGACGAGCCACTTCCAGTGTGTCGACTCCACTCGATCAGAACAGTGAGCTAGTCGTTCCTCATTAGTCAAATATTGCTTGTAGTGTTCTTTTTTTAACCTCTTCTTCCACTCCTTCCATGAAGCTCCGATGGACTTCATTACCCAATTTCGATGCTCCTCGTCGATATTCCACTTGATCTGCAATACATCAATCATCAATTATACTTAgtatacaaaaatacaaaaagagtAATTGAATTTTTGATTTCATATTACCTTCACTTCATTCCAAATCTCATTCTTGTgagatagtggcacatgatgccAACTATCGTGATCAAGAGGCGCTAAGCGCCCATTCCTAGATAAAATGCCCAGCCACCTTGTAAATTCATTATACTTATGTCCAATGGGCTACCCGTACTTATTCCAACTGATATTCAGTTGCTTATTGGGTGGCAAGTTCGCCACCTCGCTGATGACTGTAGGGCCTCGAAATCGTCTATTATGAATACCACCCTTTTTATGAAACAAAAGAATAGATATGAGCATTctaaatatttgaaatataataTCTACATTTAATTAAATCAAGAACAGAACAAAACTATAAAAGCTACAAGCTTAACTTTACTTcacttaaattatatatttacatACCCAGAGTCGATGCTGAACTATCTGAACTCTGTCCAACCTGGTTGGTGGTCGGGACCGGGTCAACAAAGCTCGAATGATGATGGTCGGAGGTCGACATCTTCATTTCCTTCACAATATGAAAATAATATATGTAATGAGATTGGAGTTAACCAAATAATTGTGAgcataagaaaagaagaagaagaagcatgcaTCACATTTGTGTTAGGCATCAATACCTAGTCATCAGATTCCGACCTAGAATTGTGGTCCTCTTTAATCAAATTAGATAAGTTTTGTGGAGTGTTAACTTCGTTTCCCTCCACATCCGTCCTATCCCAACTCACATTATCATCATTGGCAAGCATAGTCGCTTCCAATGTATAATTAATGCAAGGCAAGCTCTGAAGGTATGTATCATTATCAACAAATGAATCATTCATACCCATTTCGAACAAATCCCTTGGCTTTGACCTGGTAATAACATGCCAATCACGATTAATAGGATCGGGGACATAGAATACCTATTGTACTTGGGTTGCTAAGACATATGGTTCATCATACAAGTTCCGACCAGTATGCCATAATTGTTTGAAATTCACGAGCATGAACCCAAATTCATCCTTCTTGATTCCCCTGCACTGAGTTCTTACATCCACCCAATCACACCTAAATAATACAACTTTCTTGGACCCACAATAATCCAACTCGATAATGCCTGTTAAAACACCATAGTAATCCACATCCCCTATAACAGGGTTTCTATCACTTGTACTTGTGAAGCTTGATGTCTTTGCTGTCACTACAACTCCACTATTCTGTGTTTTCAAGTCTCTCTCACGGTCTCTTGTACGAAACCTGAAACCATTAATGATGTATCCTTTAAATCTTCTTGCAACAGTGTTAGGGCCCCGAGCCAGGCTTCTAACTTCTTTCGAAACTTGATCATTCCCAATATGGTCCACATGCTTTCCAAGCCAATCTGGAAACTTTTCATTGTGGATGCGTTCTAGGAGCCTCGGTGCTCTTTGGGGCATCTCCTTCTTAATCACTTTCCGTTGTTCACTGCATTTTATTCAATTCGATGAATAAGTTGTAAACAAGTGAGATTCTTATCAATTAACGCTACAAATAAAACTACTCTTACTCAATGAATGGTGTGACCGCATTGGTGTTGAACAACACATATCTATGTGCCTGTGTCCTATCAACATATTCGATAATAAATACGTCAATCTTTCCCAATGGATGACCTACTGTCGCATCCCTAAAGTCCTCATTTCGAACCGGTCTGTTGAATCTTGTCTCAACACCATGTAAGTACCGAGAGCAGAATGTTAGGCATTCTTCAGCTAGGTACCCCTCTGCAATCGAACCCTCTGGCCGACTTCTGTTTCAAACGTAGGACTTTAGTCTCTGTAGGTACCTATAGTCACATAATAGACATATAAGTATATATGATTTTATCTATTACAACAAGATAAATGAAAGGTCATATTGAGACTTTAAAACACACCTTCTGATTGGGTACATCCAGCGGTACTGTACTGGCCCGGCTAACATTGCCTCGCTGGCTAAATGTATAGGCAAATGCACCATGATATCAAAGAATGACGGTGGAAAGATCCTCTCTGGCAGAGTGTTAAAGCAATCTGAGATTCAAGAAACTTGAAATCCTGCATCCGGCCAACCTTGGAACACAAATCTCTAAAGAATCCGCTTAATTCAATTAGGATTGAGCTCATGTTTGGAGGTAATGTCCTTCACATGGCAATCGAAAGTATTTGTTGCATCAAAACATGAGTGTCATGGCTCTTGAGTCctaaaatcttcttcattttgagaTTGGTACATCGTGAGATATTACTCGCATAGCCATCTGGTACCTTCATGTTCTTTATGACTCTGCAGAAATCATCCTTCTCCTTATTCACCATTGTAAAGCATGCAGGGGGCAAATATGTTTTGCCTGATGGTCTCTGCTTTGGGTGAAGTGTTCATCTTATCTTTATTTCTTGGAGGTCCAGACGAGACTTCACATTGTCCTTTGTCTTCCCGTCGATGTTCAACAACGTCCCAAGAACATTATCGCATACATTCTTCTCGATGTGCATCGCATCAAGGCTGTGACGAACATATTACCTGCCCAATATGGTAAATTGAAGAAAATACTTCTCTTCTTCCAACAAGATGCCTTTCCCTTTTCCTTATTATTGTCTCGATTTCTCTTCTTTCCAACTTTGGTATCAGACTTCTTTCTAAATATTATGTTAATTTTGCTCACTTGAGCTAACACTTCATTTCCAGATAGTTGTTTCGGCACCTCTCTCAACTCCAGCTTTCCATTAAAGTTCCTTTTATCATGTCTATACCTATGATCTCTATCCAAGAATCGATGATGACCCATGTAACAAAACTTATGGCTATGTGTCAACCACTGGGACTCTGTGTCTTTATTGCAGTTAGGACAAGCGAGCTTACCTTTTGTGCTCCATCCTGACAACATTGCATATCCAGGAAAGTCACTAATAGTCCATAACAAAGCAGCACGCATTTGAAAATTCAACTTCGATAATGCATCGTAAGTGTCGACACCAACCTCCCACAATTTAAGCAATTCTTCTATCAACGGTTGTAGATACACGTCGATATTATTGCCAACACCATGCGGGCCTGGTATAAGTAGAGACATCATGATGTAAGGCTACTTCATGCACATCCACCGTGGTAAATTGTACGGCATCAAAACAACAGGCCATGTGCTATGAGCAATACTCATCGTCCCGAAGGGATTGAATCCATCAGTTGCTAACCCAAGCCTGACATTACGACTATCATATGAAAAATTTGGGTGTTGCTCGTCAAAAGATTTCCATACAGGAGAATCAGCAGGAtgtctcatgcactcatcctggGTTCGTCCCTTGTCATGCCATTTCATGTTTTTAGCTGTTTGTGCTTCCATAAATAACCTTTGAAACCTTGGTATTAATGGAAAATGCCACAATGTCTTTGCTGGAATCTTCTTAACTTTGGAGGGAATAGTTGTTGCCTCATCGTCATTAGAATTATGTTCCATCATTTTTCATCTGGATATACCGCACACAGCACATGACTCATCGTTCACATTAGTCTTCCAATACAACTGGCAATCATTGGGGCATGCATCGATCTTGTTATAACTGAGGCCCAGTTCTTTAATAATCTTCTTGGTCTCATAAAAGGAACTCGGCAACGTCTCACCCTCGGGGAgtgcttctttcaacaattcaAGTAACATGGTGAATGACTTGTTGCTCCATCCATTTAAGCACTTAAGTTGATACATTCGAACAACAAAAGAGAGTTTGGTGAACTTCTTACATCCTGGGTACAAGGCTTGTTCGGCGTCTTGCAACAACCAACCTGAAGAATCTTTCAGCTTCAGGATTCAGTTCCTCTTATATTGGCTCCTGTGATGGCAACTCAGTTGGCATGTCATCCACACCTGATATTCCAAACACATCATGCAACAATCCATGCATATCATCATGTGGAGGCACACATCATGTGTACTAGTTGCAGGGCCGGAAGTCGATGAAGAAGATGCCTCCCCATGGAACACCCAACGGGTGTAATTCGGCATAATTCCCTCACACACAAGATGATCTACCACTTCTTTATGAGCACGCCAAAAGAGGTTGGTGCACTTTACACATGGACATAAGATCTTCCCCTCGCTAGTAacattgttgaatgcaaactcaatGAATTCCTTCATGCCCTTAACATATTCCAAGCTCACCCTATATTGTCCAAGGAAATAAAGGGAACTCTTAAAATAATGCAACTTTATAAGGAATCCAAATTCGAAGGAGAGAGTATTGCTCAGCACATTACCTTGACTtttgcatccaactcttatccatcacttGTATCCAACTTTAAACAATGCAATACTCTGCCCAAAATTCATGTCAATCCATTGTAGTTATTACGCTACTCAACATTGGTCCTGCTACTATCTTATATTCTAGTATAAATTGGTCGCCAAGGCTTCAGGACTCCTCTAGAGTCACCAACACatcccttagggcccgtttggccggtcggattggaagggattggatggtattggaatggattggaagttaaatcccgggattggccgggcgtgccaaacagactggatatagcaatccagggatatagcaatcccatggatctcaagacaatccactgacaacaccatcattacctagaaatccatgccatccaccctaataccattcaatcccttccaatccacccggccaaacgggcccttagctaCTACTAAGGGAGCACGGCACCTAATTAAATTACAAAACCCCtaaacatccacaccatgaatgATTTCCATCTCAAAAAAACTAAGTGTACATGTGGCAGCTATGTGACATTGAGGTAGCTAAGAAAATATGCGTAGTTATGCAtaagcctttttattttttaataactatGTGGACTTTTAGAGGCAATCTTGGTGCATGCAAAGTCATGTAGTGCACATGCCATCCTGCATAGACAACATGTAAGTAGTTCCTCAAGCactattacactaccataaagagAAAAATCAGTACAGAGTATACAGTTAATGCAACAGTTACCTAAGGATAGCCTATCATGCTTAAAAGGCTAAATAGATCACCATACATGTTAAAAAGGCTTATATGACAGTCTCAAATGTATCCTCAAACATGTTGATAGAATGGAAGTTCCATGGAATGCCACTCAGGCTAGTCCCTTTTGCATTTCTCATAAAACAAAGTAATGGATTTGCAAGTGCATAGCAATCTGTCTTATCGTATGTATTCAACTTTAAGTCTGGCACAACTCATCTCTCAATGTACCTCTTGTAGCACAGATGGGTCTTCAGAAAATATAGATGAAAGTTTGATTAGTCTATCGAGTCCACCTTGGTTGACCTAGCATTCATAGCAATATAAATCATCATCAACATTATTATCATTGGCCTACAACAAAAATTATAATAACTTCAAATAAAACGAAAGCTAAAACATTGTGCTTATAATTAGTAAAGCCATTCATAGCAAGTAACTTAAAACATTGTGCTTATAATTAGATttgtgccaggttggcatgtagAGCCATTCATAGCAAGcaacaaattatttttttttaatttttaatttttacatatCTGATCTAAAAGCTTAGAATGACAATAATCCAAGTTAAAGATATGATGGCGCTGGAGCAGATTTTTCAATCCTTCGAGCTCTTTACAATGTGAGATTTTTTAGGAAAGCACTAATCCGTTTACCTACAGATCTAGATAACAGGGAGACTCaaaattttggagaaaaaaaaacaatagatcTTGTTCCAGTACTAAGATCTGAACCTAACTGCCATCAGAAACCAAATTCTTCTCTCCAAGTCTAAAAATTTAGGGTCTCATATAggaaaaaaatgtatataaaggatagagaaaagatcatcaaaatgaagaaaaatgaaaaataagaacaaTGAGAAGTATTTCCAAAGAAATTCGTAAAATTTCCACTTCTAAAGTCATGAATCAACAGAAACTCAaaataccaaaaagaaaaaaaaaatcattaaaagaaaaaagtaaatgaGAAATCAAGAGCAAGAGTAAGCAAAATTTTcctaacattttaaaaaatcgaCGAAATTTCCATGTGAAATCTCCGTTTCCAAGGTTTCAACTAGAAAAAACTCGAAAACATGCTTAAAGAATCAATATCTGCAAACAAGGAAATCGCAAAGGTCTTCTTTATGGGAATCCGacagaattcaaaaaaaaaaaatctctgcaTTCCTCTCTAAACCAGATGATCTAGGGTTCTCGatcgagaaaaaatagaaaaacagcaaagaaattccaaacaaatcaagaaaaataaaattgagagcTAGAACATCCGATCTTCGACGAGATTTAACGAGAAAATGCGGGAATAAGAGCAATACCGACCTGCACGTCCGAGAAACGAGAATTCCGAAGCTCCTTTCGCCATCAATCGACGAAATGGTTGGAAGTGAAGAAAGAGACGGCGATTTTCGAGCAGAAATTGAGAGAAATGAGGGTTTTAGGAGACTTGCGTGGACTCGCAGAGACCTTTTGCCCAAAAAGCTGAGTGAGAGATGGTGCTTTGCTTTTGTAGAAATAACGAAAACGTAGGGTCGAAAGTACCCTTGCTCTTTTCTCAGTATAATGGCAGGTGTCCGGGGCGatattggcctcagttt
Coding sequences:
- the LOC131217554 gene encoding uncharacterized protein LOC131217554, giving the protein MKSIGASWKEWKKRLKKEHYKQYLTNEERLAHCSDRVESTHWKWLVTYWSSDEGQARTQRNKINRSKHRMAHTAGLRSFAQVREEERAKNLGGESPDRATLFITTHQKKDGSVVNEESAHVIVCRNLSINDISDNIFHLVMILNNLFNIFLHYRK